The following coding sequences lie in one Pseudomonas svalbardensis genomic window:
- a CDS encoding ketoacyl-ACP synthase III codes for MIGIKNIASYVPAAGVDNYAQGAKFDKDETFILGKIGSAFLPRKGADQETSDLCVEAVNALFAASPELKRESIDCLIVVTQNGDEEGLPHTAAIVQDKLGLPTHVAAFDISLGCSGYVYGIYALKGFMEATGLKNGLLVTADPYSKIVDPEDRNTTMLFGDAATATWMGENAVWQLGKSKFGTDGSGAPHLKVTDGVFFMNGRQVFNFALLKVPAHLHELLDESNLQAHDIDAFCIHQGSAAIVDAVARRFEEGEPEKFIKDMLETGNTVSSSIPLLLQNHVFDSKWTRVAISGFGVGLSWGSAILYRG; via the coding sequence ATGATTGGCATAAAAAATATAGCGAGTTATGTGCCGGCAGCCGGGGTTGACAACTACGCCCAGGGTGCAAAGTTCGACAAGGACGAAACCTTTATCCTTGGCAAGATCGGCTCGGCGTTTTTGCCGCGCAAGGGTGCCGATCAGGAAACTTCGGATCTGTGCGTCGAAGCAGTCAATGCACTATTCGCCGCCAGCCCTGAACTCAAGCGTGAATCCATCGATTGCTTGATCGTTGTCACCCAGAACGGTGACGAGGAAGGCCTGCCGCATACCGCTGCGATCGTTCAGGACAAACTGGGTCTGCCAACCCATGTCGCCGCTTTTGATATCTCCCTGGGCTGTTCCGGTTACGTTTACGGCATCTATGCCCTCAAGGGGTTCATGGAAGCGACGGGGCTGAAAAATGGCCTGCTGGTGACGGCTGATCCGTACTCGAAGATTGTCGACCCGGAAGACCGCAACACCACCATGCTGTTCGGCGATGCTGCCACCGCGACCTGGATGGGCGAAAATGCTGTCTGGCAGCTCGGCAAGTCGAAGTTCGGCACTGACGGTTCCGGTGCGCCGCACCTCAAGGTCACCGATGGCGTGTTCTTTATGAACGGCCGCCAGGTCTTTAACTTCGCTTTGCTGAAAGTTCCGGCCCATTTGCACGAGCTGCTGGATGAGTCCAACTTGCAGGCGCACGATATCGACGCTTTCTGCATTCACCAGGGTAGCGCGGCGATTGTCGATGCCGTTGCGCGGCGCTTCGAAGAGGGCGAGCCGGAGAAGTTCATCAAGGACATGCTCGAAACCGGTAACACGGTGTCTTCGAGTATTCCGTTGCTATTGCAGAACCATGTGTTCGATTCGAAATGGACGCGTGTGGCCATCAGTGGTTTCGGTGTGGGCCTGTCGTGGGGCTCGGCGATTCTTTATCGCGGCTGA
- the fliD gene encoding flagellar filament capping protein FliD → MAGTTVSGIGSNIDTQSIVKSLVDAERAPKQTQINNQTLKATTSLSSIGKIQAALEAFRSALENMKTASSFSGLSGSSSDEKVATVTTGTGAAAGSFSLLVTKLATASKISTQVYAGGASTVVNAGSVPTTLSIKQGSDTFDVSIPAGATLQQVRDSINSQYANKGLSANILTDASGSRMVLTSTTTGVGTDLTLSGNSGLQTGVTVLAPPQNAAYVLDGVSMISKSNTIADAVSGITVKLTGVSPTPSGGGAATPATITVSASTATLKSAVKGFVDTYNALIKASNAETQVTTNANGSVTSGALTGDASLRSLMSAVRTELNAMGGTGQLKSLAQFGVKTDQKTGMLSVDDKLFDAAALTNASDINGIFTGDTGLLARMKSATDSFALSKTGVFAARSATLTNSLNDLKKQQDSLDARMTSLQASLSAKYTAMDSLVAKLRAQSSSIMTTLNALNNPKSD, encoded by the coding sequence ATGGCGGGTACAACGGTTAGCGGTATTGGTTCGAACATCGATACCCAGTCGATCGTGAAGTCTTTGGTGGACGCGGAAAGAGCGCCCAAGCAAACGCAGATCAACAATCAGACGCTGAAAGCAACCACCTCGCTGTCGTCCATCGGTAAAATTCAGGCGGCGCTGGAAGCCTTCCGCAGTGCGTTGGAGAACATGAAAACTGCCTCCAGTTTCAGCGGATTGAGCGGGTCGTCGTCCGATGAGAAGGTGGCCACCGTTACCACCGGCACTGGCGCGGCGGCTGGCAGTTTCTCGCTGCTGGTTACCAAGCTGGCAACTGCGTCGAAGATTTCCACCCAGGTTTATGCCGGCGGTGCATCTACGGTGGTCAACGCCGGTTCGGTGCCGACCACGCTGAGCATCAAGCAGGGCAGCGATACCTTCGATGTTAGCATTCCCGCCGGCGCGACGTTGCAGCAAGTCCGCGACTCGATCAACTCGCAGTACGCCAACAAGGGCTTGAGTGCCAACATCCTGACCGACGCCAGTGGCTCTCGTATGGTACTGACCTCGACCACAACCGGTGTTGGTACGGATCTGACGCTGTCGGGTAACTCAGGCCTGCAAACAGGTGTCACCGTCCTTGCTCCTCCGCAGAACGCCGCGTACGTTTTGGATGGTGTGTCGATGATCTCCAAGTCCAATACCATCGCCGATGCCGTGAGCGGGATCACGGTCAAGCTGACTGGTGTGTCGCCGACGCCGTCCGGTGGTGGTGCAGCGACGCCAGCAACCATCACGGTGTCTGCGAGCACAGCGACGTTGAAGTCAGCGGTCAAGGGGTTCGTTGATACCTACAACGCCTTGATCAAGGCATCCAATGCAGAGACTCAGGTCACCACCAATGCCAATGGTTCGGTGACGTCAGGCGCCCTCACTGGCGATGCCTCCCTGCGTTCATTGATGTCGGCGGTGCGTACCGAGCTGAACGCGATGGGCGGGACGGGTCAGTTGAAATCGCTCGCTCAGTTCGGCGTTAAAACCGATCAAAAGACTGGGATGCTCTCCGTCGACGATAAGTTGTTCGACGCCGCGGCCCTTACCAACGCCTCCGACATCAACGGTATCTTTACTGGCGACACCGGTTTGCTGGCGCGCATGAAGTCCGCCACTGATAGCTTTGCCTTGAGCAAGACTGGCGTGTTCGCTGCTCGTTCAGCAACCCTGACCAATAGTCTTAACGATTTGAAGAAGCAGCAGGATTCCCTCGACGCACGCATGACCAGCCTGCAAGCGAGCCTGTCCGCCAAGTACACCGCCATGGACTCACTGGTGGCCAAGCTGCGGGCGCAGAGCAGCAGCATCATGACCACGCTCAATGCGCTGAACAATCCGAAGTCGGACTGA
- the flgH gene encoding flagellar basal body L-ring protein FlgH, with protein MNRFVSVLALSGAVVLAGCVAPPPKPNDPYYAPVLPRTPLPAAANNGSIYQAGFEQNLYSDRKAFRVGDIITITLNERTQASKNANSQTAKNSKTDIGLSSFFGGGLSTSDPVGSGSLSLDVGYEGDRATKGDSKSGQSNSLTGSITVTVADVLPNGIIAVRGEKWLTLNTGDELVRIAGLVRADDIATDNTVSSTRVADARITYSGTGAFADASQPGWFDRFFLSPLFPF; from the coding sequence ATGAATCGCTTTGTATCTGTTCTGGCACTGAGTGGGGCCGTCGTGCTCGCGGGCTGCGTTGCCCCGCCGCCCAAGCCCAATGACCCTTACTACGCCCCGGTGTTGCCGCGCACACCGTTGCCGGCTGCCGCCAATAACGGCTCGATCTATCAGGCCGGTTTTGAACAGAACCTGTACAGCGACCGCAAGGCATTCCGGGTGGGCGACATCATCACCATCACCCTGAACGAACGCACCCAGGCCAGTAAGAACGCTAACTCGCAAACCGCCAAGAACAGCAAGACCGACATCGGCCTGAGCTCGTTTTTCGGTGGCGGCCTGAGCACCAGTGACCCAGTGGGCAGCGGTAGCCTGAGTCTGGATGTCGGTTACGAAGGTGACCGCGCAACCAAGGGCGACAGCAAGTCCGGCCAGAGCAACAGCCTGACCGGTTCGATCACCGTGACCGTCGCTGATGTGTTGCCCAACGGCATCATCGCCGTGCGCGGCGAGAAGTGGCTGACCCTCAACACCGGTGATGAGCTGGTGCGGATTGCCGGGCTCGTTCGCGCCGATGACATCGCCACCGACAACACCGTTTCGTCGACCCGCGTCGCCGATGCGCGGATCACCTATTCGGGCACCGGTGCGTTTGCCGATGCGAGTCAGCCAGGCTGGTTCGACCGTTTCTTCCTCAGCCCGCTGTTCCCTTTCTAG
- a CDS encoding flagellin N-terminal helical domain-containing protein — protein sequence MALTVNTNIASLNVQKNLTRSSDALQTSMQRLSSGLRINSAKDDAAGLQISNRLTSQINGLQTAIKNAGDGISIAQTAEGAMQESTNILQKMRTLALASANGSPSAEDRKSNNAEYSALTSELTRIATTTTFGGRNLLDGSFGTTAFQVGANANQTINMTLGDVSANNIGSQQLKSVDIAPSATGVAGGALAVTGGGQTASVTVAAGQSAKATAAQLNGAIGGLSATASTEAQFTVNTAAILAATPASANFSIKVGSGAAVNMVGVTDTAGLADQLKSNAAKLGISVNYNATTNNLQIKSDTGENITLDTGDAGAIAGITVAAKNGAGAYGAGVAAAAGPIQVTGAVSLNSTNSYSLSGAGATGLFVAAGTTVSSAKTTVNNTDVTTAANAQNAVDVITQAIANIDSQRADLGAVQNRFDSTVANLRSISDNSTAARGVIQDVDFASETAQLTKQQTLQQASTAILSQANQLPSAVLKLLQ from the coding sequence ATGGCTTTAACAGTAAACACCAACATTGCATCGCTGAACGTTCAAAAGAACTTGACCCGTTCGTCCGACGCTCTGCAAACTTCGATGCAACGCCTGTCTTCCGGCCTGCGTATCAACAGCGCTAAAGACGATGCGGCCGGCCTGCAAATTTCCAACCGTCTGACCAGCCAGATCAACGGCCTGCAGACTGCCATCAAGAACGCCGGTGACGGTATCTCCATCGCGCAAACTGCTGAAGGCGCGATGCAAGAATCCACCAACATCCTGCAGAAAATGCGTACCCTGGCTCTGGCTTCCGCGAACGGCTCGCCAAGCGCTGAAGACCGTAAGTCGAACAACGCTGAATACTCTGCTCTGACTTCCGAGCTGACCCGTATCGCTACCACCACTACTTTCGGTGGTCGTAACCTGTTGGACGGTTCTTTCGGTACTACCGCTTTCCAGGTAGGCGCCAACGCAAACCAGACCATCAACATGACTCTGGGCGACGTATCGGCTAACAACATCGGTTCCCAGCAGCTGAAGTCCGTGGACATCGCGCCAAGTGCAACTGGCGTTGCCGGCGGTGCTCTGGCTGTCACCGGTGGTGGCCAGACCGCTAGCGTAACTGTTGCTGCCGGTCAGTCTGCCAAGGCTACCGCTGCTCAGCTGAACGGCGCTATCGGTGGCCTGTCGGCTACTGCCAGCACTGAAGCTCAGTTCACTGTTAACACTGCTGCAATCCTGGCCGCTACTCCAGCCAGCGCCAACTTCTCCATCAAAGTAGGCAGCGGCGCCGCAGTCAACATGGTTGGTGTTACCGACACCGCTGGTCTGGCTGACCAACTGAAGTCCAACGCTGCCAAACTGGGCATCAGCGTTAACTACAACGCCACCACCAACAACCTGCAAATCAAATCCGACACCGGTGAAAACATCACTCTGGACACTGGTGACGCTGGTGCAATCGCTGGTATCACCGTTGCTGCCAAAAACGGTGCTGGTGCCTACGGTGCTGGTGTTGCTGCCGCTGCTGGTCCAATCCAGGTGACTGGTGCGGTATCGCTGAACTCCACCAACAGCTACTCGCTGAGCGGTGCTGGTGCAACGGGTCTGTTCGTGGCTGCCGGTACTACCGTCAGCTCGGCCAAAACCACCGTCAACAACACTGACGTGACCACTGCTGCCAACGCGCAAAACGCTGTTGACGTGATCACCCAGGCAATCGCCAACATCGACTCCCAGCGTGCTGACCTCGGTGCGGTACAAAACCGTTTCGACAGCACCGTGGCCAACCTGCGCAGCATCTCGGACAACTCCACTGCTGCTCGTGGCGTGATCCAGGACGTCGACTTCGCGTCGGAAACTGCTCAGCTGACCAAGCAACAAACCCTGCAACAGGCTTCCACCGCGATCCTGTCCCAGGCTAACCAGCTGCCATCCGCTGTACTGAAGCTGCTTCAGTAA
- the flgJ gene encoding flagellar assembly peptidoglycan hydrolase FlgJ — protein sequence MDMRKGGLGVSSNDSGSYSDLNRLNQLKVGDKDSDANMRKVAQEFESLFLGEMLKSMRSATDALGQDNPLNTPAAKQYQEMYDQQLAVSMSREGGGIGLADVLMRQMSKNKPLAPGEAAAASAAKQAAAKAAVETPIGAGTVATNGPLSRLNGERPLWASRSVKSSASAGEGTHRNDMALINQRRLALPPKLADRLLAGLVPSASTTAATVTTAQNNIQMPQSTKTGSGPLYNGDWLASQADATSSGRLQVYGRAMAQIPLAPAKKAFSSADEFVNTMLPMAKEAAERIGVDPRYLVAQAALETGWGKSVMRAQDGSSSHNLFGIKASSSWKGESARAITSEFRNGEMVKETAQFRSYDSYKDSFHDLVTLLQTNNRYQDVVKSADNPEQFVRELQKAGYATDPDYASKISQIAKQMTSYQNYAAAGATTTPL from the coding sequence ATGGATATGCGCAAGGGCGGATTGGGGGTCAGCAGCAACGATTCGGGTTCCTATTCGGACCTCAATCGCTTGAACCAGCTCAAGGTCGGCGACAAGGACAGTGACGCGAACATGCGCAAGGTTGCGCAGGAATTCGAGTCGCTGTTCCTCGGTGAAATGCTCAAGTCCATGCGCTCGGCCACCGACGCGCTGGGCCAGGACAATCCGCTCAACACGCCGGCAGCCAAGCAATACCAGGAAATGTACGACCAGCAGTTGGCCGTTTCCATGTCCCGTGAGGGCGGTGGTATTGGTCTGGCTGACGTGCTGATGCGTCAGATGTCGAAGAACAAACCGCTGGCCCCGGGCGAGGCCGCTGCTGCGTCAGCCGCCAAACAAGCGGCCGCGAAAGCCGCCGTGGAAACCCCGATTGGCGCCGGTACGGTCGCCACCAACGGGCCGCTGTCGCGCCTCAATGGCGAGCGTCCGTTGTGGGCTTCGCGCTCGGTGAAGTCGTCGGCCAGTGCGGGCGAGGGCACTCATCGCAATGATATGGCGCTGATCAATCAGCGACGCCTGGCGCTGCCGCCGAAACTGGCCGACCGCTTGCTCGCAGGGCTGGTGCCGTCGGCATCGACCACTGCCGCGACCGTCACGACGGCGCAGAACAACATCCAAATGCCGCAGAGCACCAAGACCGGTTCCGGCCCCCTGTACAACGGCGATTGGCTGGCTTCGCAAGCGGATGCGACATCCAGCGGGCGTCTGCAGGTTTATGGTCGTGCCATGGCGCAAATACCGCTGGCACCGGCGAAGAAAGCGTTCAGTTCCGCCGACGAATTCGTCAACACCATGCTGCCAATGGCCAAAGAGGCCGCCGAACGCATTGGTGTCGATCCGCGTTACCTGGTGGCACAGGCCGCCCTGGAAACCGGTTGGGGCAAATCGGTCATGCGCGCCCAGGATGGCAGCAGCAGTCACAACCTGTTCGGCATCAAGGCCAGCAGCAGTTGGAAAGGCGAATCGGCGCGCGCGATCACCAGCGAATTCAGGAATGGTGAGATGGTCAAGGAGACGGCGCAGTTCCGTTCCTATGACTCTTACAAGGACAGCTTCCATGACCTTGTGACGCTGCTGCAAACCAACAATCGCTATCAAGATGTTGTGAAGTCGGCCGATAACCCAGAACAGTTTGTGCGCGAGTTGCAGAAGGCCGGTTACGCAACCGACCCGGACTACGCAAGCAAGATTTCGCAGATAGCCAAGCAGATGACGAGTTACCAGAACTACGCTGCGGCGGGCGCTACCACCACGCCTTTATAG
- a CDS encoding flagellar hook-associated protein 3, with protein sequence MRISTAQYYATTAANYQRNFNNAIKTAEQASSGVKLETAADDPVGAARLLQLDQQKAMLGQYTTNISALNTAQAQEESVLDSINNVLQKVSELAVRAGGGSLNDDDRKSIAAELGQAEDQLLSLMNSKDANGKYIFSGASNNTQPFARNSDGTYSYQGDQTQLQLKIGDSMSLGLNDTGWDVFQQAINAARSSTTMTAPAVNDGRVALSPGLVSSGPAFDASFRSGQPYTLAFTSSTQFSITDALGNDVTAEASQGGVFDPNAKGGSDVNFRGVTFKLDITFQAGDNATNADAVIAGHSFQLTAKPDSFVSNRAPSNGSTALVSQTSVTNAADYQSFFPEGGAVLKFTSPTTFDLYARPLTSSSTPVTSGAVAAGVATAAGVSFTLSGGAPATGDQFDIAVNTHQTQNVLDTISQLRQALNSPTQGNPTAQRFLEDTVASALANLGNAKNQVDLARGAIGARGNVMDMQAEQNQSTSLINDSTQNGIKNTDPAEVLTRLTLQQTMLQAAQLAFSKISQLGLFNKL encoded by the coding sequence ATGCGTATTTCTACTGCACAGTACTATGCGACGACGGCTGCCAACTATCAGCGCAACTTCAACAACGCGATCAAGACGGCCGAGCAGGCCAGCAGCGGCGTGAAGCTTGAGACCGCGGCGGATGATCCGGTCGGTGCGGCCCGCCTGCTGCAACTTGATCAGCAAAAGGCAATGCTGGGTCAGTACACAACCAACATCAGCGCGTTGAACACTGCTCAGGCCCAGGAAGAAAGCGTGCTGGACAGCATCAACAACGTGCTGCAAAAAGTCAGCGAGTTGGCGGTACGTGCCGGTGGCGGTTCGTTGAACGACGACGACCGTAAATCCATTGCGGCAGAACTCGGTCAGGCTGAAGATCAACTGCTGAGCCTGATGAACAGCAAGGATGCCAACGGCAAGTACATTTTTTCCGGCGCAAGCAACAATACTCAGCCTTTTGCACGCAACAGCGACGGTACCTACAGCTATCAGGGTGACCAGACGCAGCTGCAATTGAAGATCGGTGACTCGATGTCGCTGGGTCTTAACGATACCGGTTGGGATGTTTTCCAGCAGGCGATCAATGCCGCCCGAAGTTCGACCACCATGACCGCGCCGGCCGTCAATGACGGGCGTGTGGCCTTGTCGCCAGGCCTGGTGAGTTCCGGCCCGGCTTTCGATGCAAGTTTCCGCAGTGGTCAGCCGTATACCCTGGCCTTCACCAGCAGCACCCAGTTTTCGATCACGGATGCCTTGGGGAATGACGTGACCGCCGAGGCTAGTCAGGGCGGGGTGTTTGACCCAAATGCCAAGGGCGGCTCCGACGTCAACTTCCGTGGTGTGACCTTTAAACTGGATATCACTTTCCAGGCCGGTGACAACGCCACCAACGCCGACGCGGTGATCGCCGGTCACAGTTTCCAGTTGACGGCCAAGCCGGACAGCTTCGTCAGCAACCGTGCGCCGAGCAACGGATCGACAGCTTTGGTGAGCCAGACTTCGGTGACCAATGCTGCGGATTATCAGAGCTTTTTCCCTGAAGGCGGGGCGGTTCTGAAATTCACCAGCCCGACGACCTTTGACCTGTACGCCCGTCCGTTGACCAGCAGTAGCACACCGGTAACCTCCGGGGCTGTGGCGGCGGGTGTGGCGACGGCGGCCGGTGTCAGCTTTACCCTCAGTGGCGGCGCACCCGCCACGGGTGATCAGTTCGACATCGCGGTCAATACACACCAGACCCAGAACGTGCTGGATACCATCAGTCAGCTGCGTCAGGCGCTTAACTCGCCGACCCAGGGCAATCCGACCGCGCAGCGCTTTCTGGAAGACACCGTGGCTTCGGCCCTTGCCAACCTGGGCAACGCCAAGAATCAGGTCGACCTGGCCCGTGGCGCTATCGGTGCCCGGGGTAACGTAATGGATATGCAGGCCGAACAAAACCAGAGCACTAGCCTGATCAACGATTCAACGCAGAACGGAATCAAGAACACCGATCCAGCGGAAGTGCTGACTCGCCTGACCTTGCAGCAAACCATGCTGCAGGCGGCCCAATTGGCGTTCTCGAAGATTTCCCAGTTGGGCCTGTTCAACAAGCTTTGA
- the flgK gene encoding flagellar hook-associated protein FlgK gives MSLLNIGMSGLSASQSSLMTTGNNIANVDTAGYSRQQTVQGTKASQQFGNVYIGTGTTLADVRRVYNSYLDAQLQTTTSLNSDAQAYLGQATQVDKLLSDSGTGITKTLQSFFSSLQTLSANSNDSTARQALLTNAQGLSSRFNAISQQLNQQGTYINDQLGSMAEQVNKLAATVAAYNKKISEVSSSGGMPNDLLDQRNETVRQLSELVGTQVTETNGRLDIYLGSGQPLVIGDTANTLRVAADKNDPTRSSIIMDRGSSTIDITSRVSGGEMGGLLRYRDDVLTPAVNGLGRIAMVVADQVNKQLGQGLDQNGNFGSALFNDINSLKAISQRSIANGSNAPASGNLNVSIKDTSKLAASDYQVTFTSATGYSVRRLSDNTDMGSFTLGATPAPVIDGFSLSLNAGPVNAGDTFKITPTRSSAADMTTVMTDSKTLATAAPLTSTKASGNDGTGAVSQPVLSTVLDIYDPAQRLEVQTAVKASMPVRLLMTSTTAYQVFDAKGASIGTGSIVPGQNNNLNISVPYTDVGGVAKTFSVAMTVSGSPAKDDSFNISMTAASSTDNRNAQALLGLQTKATVGANATSPGVSFTDAYGGLVSSVGSMTKQGQLDATATGTILTQARDSRDSLSGVDLDEETGNLIKYQQYYSASSQIIKTAQEIFSTLINAL, from the coding sequence ATGAGTTTGCTCAACATCGGGATGTCGGGGCTGTCAGCCAGCCAATCGTCGTTGATGACTACGGGTAACAACATCGCCAACGTCGATACCGCGGGTTACTCGCGCCAGCAGACCGTGCAGGGCACCAAAGCCTCGCAGCAATTCGGCAATGTCTACATCGGTACCGGCACGACCCTGGCTGATGTACGTCGGGTGTACAACAGCTACCTTGACGCACAACTGCAGACCACCACTTCGCTCAACAGCGATGCGCAAGCGTATCTGGGGCAAGCCACGCAAGTGGACAAGCTGTTGTCGGACAGTGGCACCGGTATAACCAAAACGCTGCAATCGTTCTTCTCGTCGTTGCAAACGCTGTCCGCCAACTCCAATGACAGCACTGCACGTCAAGCGTTGTTGACCAATGCTCAGGGGTTGAGCAGTCGTTTCAATGCCATCTCCCAGCAACTGAATCAGCAAGGCACGTACATCAACGATCAGCTGGGCTCGATGGCTGAGCAGGTCAATAAGCTGGCGGCGACTGTTGCGGCCTACAACAAGAAAATCAGCGAGGTCAGTAGTTCGGGTGGCATGCCCAACGACCTGCTGGACCAGCGCAACGAGACTGTTCGCCAGCTCTCCGAGCTGGTGGGCACGCAGGTCACCGAAACCAACGGCAGACTGGATATTTATCTGGGCAGCGGTCAGCCGCTGGTCATCGGTGATACGGCCAATACGTTGCGCGTGGCGGCTGACAAGAATGACCCTACCCGGTCCTCGATCATCATGGATCGCGGCAGTTCGACGATTGATATCACTTCCCGGGTCAGCGGCGGCGAGATGGGCGGCCTGTTGCGTTACCGCGACGACGTGCTGACGCCAGCCGTCAACGGCCTGGGTCGCATCGCCATGGTGGTGGCCGATCAGGTCAACAAACAGTTGGGGCAGGGGCTGGATCAGAACGGTAATTTCGGCTCGGCGTTGTTTAACGACATCAATAGTCTAAAGGCCATCAGCCAGCGCAGTATCGCCAATGGCAGTAACGCCCCGGCGTCCGGCAACCTCAACGTCAGCATCAAAGACACCAGCAAGCTGGCGGCCAGCGATTACCAGGTGACCTTCACCAGCGCCACGGGCTACAGCGTGCGTCGTCTGTCGGACAATACCGACATGGGCAGTTTCACGCTGGGCGCTACCCCTGCACCGGTCATCGACGGCTTCAGCCTGAGCCTCAACGCTGGCCCGGTGAATGCCGGCGACACCTTCAAGATTACCCCGACGCGCAGTTCTGCCGCGGACATGACGACCGTCATGACCGACAGTAAAACCTTGGCCACGGCCGCTCCGCTGACGTCCACCAAGGCCTCGGGCAATGACGGCACCGGTGCTGTCAGTCAGCCGGTTCTGAGCACAGTCCTGGACATCTACGATCCGGCCCAGCGCCTGGAAGTACAGACGGCGGTCAAGGCATCGATGCCGGTTCGCCTGCTCATGACCAGCACCACCGCCTACCAAGTGTTCGACGCCAAGGGCGCCAGCATCGGCACTGGCAGCATCGTGCCTGGCCAGAACAACAATCTGAATATTTCCGTGCCTTACACAGACGTCGGGGGCGTTGCCAAAACGTTCAGCGTGGCGATGACCGTCAGTGGCAGCCCTGCCAAGGACGACAGTTTCAATATTTCGATGACGGCTGCCAGCAGCACTGACAATCGCAACGCCCAGGCGTTGCTCGGCCTGCAAACCAAGGCCACGGTCGGCGCGAATGCCACCAGTCCTGGCGTGAGTTTTACCGATGCTTATGGTGGTCTGGTTTCGTCGGTCGGCTCCATGACCAAGCAGGGTCAACTGGATGCCACTGCCACCGGAACCATCCTGACCCAGGCCCGGGATTCTCGCGACTCGCTGTCGGGTGTCGACCTCGATGAAGAGACTGGCAACCTGATCAAATACCAGCAGTACTACTCGGCTTCTTCGCAGATCATCAAGACTGCGCAGGAAATTTTCAGCACTCTGATCAACGCCCTTTAA
- a CDS encoding flagellar basal body P-ring protein FlgI: MVAALLLSAAFNAQAERLKDIASISGVRSNQLIGYGLVVGLNGTGDQTTQTPFTLQTFNNMLSQFGIKVPAGSGNVQLKNVAAVSISADLPAFAKPGQQVDITVASIGNSKSLRGGTLLLTPLKGIDGNVYAIAQGNLVVGGFDAEGRDGSKITVNVPSAGRIPGGASVERSVPSGFNQGNSLTLNLNRSDFTTAKRIVDKINNMLGPGVAQAIDGGSIRVSAPLDPSQRVDYLSIIENLEVDPGQAVAKVIINSRTGTIVIGQNVKVSPAAVTHGSLTVTITEDPIVSQPGPLSNGQTAVVPRSRVNAQQEAKPMFKFGPGTTLDEIVRAVNQVGAAPGDLMAILEALKQAGALQADLIVI, translated from the coding sequence ATGGTGGCCGCCCTGTTGCTGTCCGCAGCGTTCAACGCTCAAGCCGAGCGGCTGAAGGATATCGCCAGTATTTCCGGCGTGCGTTCCAACCAATTGATCGGCTACGGCCTGGTGGTCGGACTTAACGGTACCGGCGACCAGACGACGCAAACCCCGTTCACCCTACAGACCTTCAACAACATGCTCTCGCAGTTCGGCATCAAGGTGCCGGCGGGTTCGGGCAACGTGCAGTTGAAGAACGTCGCGGCAGTGTCGATCAGTGCTGATTTGCCAGCGTTCGCCAAGCCGGGTCAGCAGGTCGACATTACCGTAGCGTCCATCGGTAACTCCAAGAGCCTGCGCGGTGGCACCTTGCTGCTGACGCCGCTCAAGGGTATCGACGGCAACGTCTACGCGATCGCTCAGGGCAATCTGGTGGTCGGCGGTTTCGATGCCGAAGGTCGCGATGGTTCGAAGATCACCGTCAACGTTCCGTCGGCCGGTCGTATCCCGGGCGGTGCATCGGTTGAGCGTTCGGTGCCGAGCGGTTTCAACCAGGGCAACAGCCTGACGCTGAACCTCAACCGTTCGGACTTCACCACGGCCAAGCGCATCGTCGACAAGATCAACAATATGCTCGGCCCTGGCGTTGCCCAGGCCATCGACGGCGGTTCGATTCGCGTCAGTGCGCCACTCGATCCGAGTCAGCGCGTCGACTATTTGTCGATCATCGAGAACCTTGAAGTCGACCCGGGTCAGGCGGTGGCGAAAGTCATCATCAATTCGCGGACCGGCACCATCGTGATCGGCCAGAACGTCAAGGTTTCCCCGGCCGCCGTGACCCACGGCAGCTTGACCGTGACCATCACCGAAGACCCGATCGTCAGCCAGCCCGGCCCTCTGTCCAATGGGCAGACGGCGGTCGTGCCGCGCTCGCGGGTCAACGCCCAGCAGGAAGCCAAGCCGATGTTCAAGTTCGGCCCGGGCACCACCCTCGACGAAATCGTGCGTGCGGTGAACCAGGTCGGCGCGGCACCGGGTGACTTGATGGCCATCCTCGAAGCACTGAAACAGGCCGGCGCGTTGCAAGCCGACCTGATCGTGATCTGA
- a CDS encoding flagellar protein FlaG has protein sequence MDMSVKLNLSYPAVAPQSVAPTVTAKQDQPKVEAVASVGSEPKRDDLEKAVTDIQEFVQAAQRKLDFSIDDSSGRVVVKVIATETGDVIRQIPSETALKLAQSLSDASSLLFDDKV, from the coding sequence ATGGACATGAGCGTCAAGTTAAACCTGTCCTATCCGGCCGTTGCTCCCCAGAGTGTCGCGCCGACTGTTACCGCTAAACAGGATCAACCCAAGGTTGAAGCCGTTGCGTCTGTGGGCTCCGAGCCCAAGCGTGATGACCTGGAGAAAGCTGTGACCGATATTCAGGAATTCGTCCAGGCTGCCCAGCGCAAACTGGATTTTTCCATTGATGATTCCTCCGGCCGGGTCGTGGTCAAGGTCATTGCCACTGAAACCGGTGACGTGATTCGCCAGATCCCTTCGGAAACTGCATTGAAACTGGCACAAAGCCTGTCGGACGCCAGTAGTTTGTTGTTTGACGACAAAGTCTGA